One window of the Puntigrus tetrazona isolate hp1 chromosome 13, ASM1883169v1, whole genome shotgun sequence genome contains the following:
- the ubr2 gene encoding LOW QUALITY PROTEIN: E3 ubiquitin-protein ligase UBR2 (The sequence of the model RefSeq protein was modified relative to this genomic sequence to represent the inferred CDS: inserted 1 base in 1 codon; deleted 1 base in 1 codon) translates to MAAAETDRDAPSALCSEFLNFSAKDTAAKWLQVSNLPKEVYQHLACYVPKIYCLGPNLNPQNEDLLAQLLLQSPLEWYLCGEEPSLGLAKLEQNNQPSQLCGHVFKVGEPTYSCRECAADPTCVLCMQCFLGSVHKEHRYRMTTSGGGGFCDCGDTEAWKKGPYCQKHEPNISDSSQKDPLANLSDEMIARTYNVFSIILKYAVDMLTWEKEDELPEGLEPPARGDTYYCMLFNDEVHTYEQVIYTLQKAVNCTQKEAVSFATTVDRDGRKSVRFGDFQFCEQAKSVIVRNTSRQTKPLRVQVMHSSVVAHQCFALKALTWLGQIIRYSDALRRILCQVGLQRGPEGENSSLVDTLMLCDSKMWKGARNVYHQLFMSSLLMDTKYKKLFXIQFAKNYERLQSDYVKDDHDREFSVTDLSVQMFTVPSLARMLITEENLMTTIIRTFMDHLRHRDLQGRFQFERYTAQQAFKFRRVQSLIGDLKYVLISRPTEWTDQLREKYLEGFDAFLELLKCMQGMDPVVRQVGQHIEMEPEWEAAFTLQMKLTHIISMMQEWCASDERVLIEAYKKCLSALTHCHSGFTDGEQPITLSMCGHSVDTIRYCVSQEKVSIHLPVSRLLAGLHALLSNTEVAYRFPEQLPLSELSPPMLIEHPLRCLVLCAQVHAGMWRRNGFSLVNQIYYYHNVKCRVEMFDKDLSMLQAGASMMDPNHFLMIMLSRFELYHIFSSADCRKRYSRENANKDVVQQNNTLIEEMLHLVIMIVGERYTAGVGQVECSDEIRREIVHQLCIRPMAHSELVKALPENENKETGMERVIDSVALFKKPGVTGRGLYKLRPECAKMFNLYFHHYSRADQSKAEEAQRKIKRQNGEDSVLPPPVLPRFCPLFASLVNILQCDVLLGILGAVLQWAMEPSGGHWSESMLQRVLHLIGMGLVEEQQHLIGSAEDHDTNFNFTLKISRPGEAPANTPSILALLETLQNAPHLEVHKDMIRWILKTVASIKTTRECTASAPPSDSSGHSQEETVRDKDKAERKRKAEMARLRREKIMAQMSEMQRHFINENKELFQQSLDELDPSTSSTLEHSPSTCDSTLVCVGPRRWRAGGSERRQVVTCILCQEEQEIRIDGKAMVLAAFVQRSTVMSKNRKRPPHNPDKYDPLFMHPDLSFGTHTGSCGHIMHSHCWQRYFEAVQAKEQRRQQRLRVHTSYDVENGEFLCPLCECLSNTVIPLLPLTKTGCSSEQPDLSQWLNITSLQMKALLSAHKKAKAADADGVDDMDGVNDCPPPDGFKLDYTPKNPYSSTIKEMLTTFGTATYKVGLKVHPNEQDPRVPIMCWGSCAYTIQSIERLLVDEEKPLFGSLPCRQDDCLSSLTRFGSACWAVSSHATVQNHFIRLLAALVPDPRVENTPCILDVDMFHLLVSLVLSHPAVFCLDSSGLSADTAQLHFLHLVTVAHIVQILLTSVPEEMRMEQESGGAEREEEEKVCMFYSILGAHLGSGLREVNSGWHLWRCVKAGMLPYLRAAALFFHYLNGAPAPPELHALGVGEWEALCGYLCLPSNPLQLFYNNRELMEPLLHGWCSHPDVLQGFQSSVALIRFPRESNHLIELPGDYSALINQASSFTCPKSGGDKSRAPTLCLVCGAMLCSQSYCCQTELEGEDVGACTAHTFACGAGVGIFLRVRESQVLFLAGKTKGCFYAPPYLDDYGETDQGLRRGNPLHLCQERYRKIQKLWRQHSITEEIGHAQEANQTLVGIDWQHL, encoded by the exons ATGGCGGCGGCCGAGACCGATCGCGACGCACCGTCCGCTCTGTGTAGCGAATTCCTCAATTTCTCCGCGAAGGACACCGCTGCG AAATGGCTGCAGGTGAGCAACCTGCCCAAAGAGGTGTACCAGCACTTGGCCTGCTACGTCCCCAAGATCTACTGCCTGGGCCCCAACCTGAACCCTCAGAACGAGGACCTGCTGGCTCAGCTGCTGCTTCAGAGCCCGCTGGAGTGGTACCTGTGCGGGGAAGAGCCGTCCCTGGGATTGGCCAAGCTGGAACAGAACAACCAGCCCTCACAGCTCTGTGGCCACGTGTTTAAAGTGGGAGAGCCGACGTACTCGTGCAG ggaGTGTGCAGCCGATCCAACCTGCGTGCTGTGTATGCAGTGCTTCTTAGGCAGCGTTCACAAAGAGCATCGCTACAGG ATGACCACCTCAGGTGGAGGAGGTTTCTGTGACTGTGGCGACACGGAGGCCTGGAAGAAGGGCCCTTACTGTCAGAAACACGAGCCCAATATCAGCGACTCTTCTCAGAAG GATCCGTTGGCTAATCTGTCTGATGAGATGATTGCCCGCACATACAATGTTTTCTCCATCATCCTCAAATATGCTGTGGACATGCTCACCTGGGAAAAAGAAGATGAGCTACCTGAAGGCCTCGAGCCACC GGCTCGTGGAGACACGTACTACTGCATGCTGTTTAATGATGAGGTCCACACGTACGAGCAGGTCATCTATACACTACAGAAAGCTGTGAACTGCACCCAGAAAGAGGCCGTCAGCTTCGCCACCACTGTGGACAGAGAT GGCAGGAAGTCTGTGCGCTTTGGGGACTTCCAGTTTTGCGAGCAGGCCAAATCTGTTATTGTG AGGAACACAAGTCGGCAGACG AAACCCCTGCGGGTTCAAGTCATGCACTCGTCTGTAGTGGCTCATCAGTGTTTTGCACTCAAAGCTCTCACCTGGCTCGGCCAAATCATCAGATACTCGG ATGCTCTGAGAAGAATCCTGTGTCAGGTGGGTCTGCAGCGAGGACCGGAGGGAGAGAACTCTTCTCTGGTGGACACTCTAATGCTTTGTGACTCCAAGATGTGGAAAG GAGCAAGAAATGTTTACCATCAGCTCTTTATGAGCAGCCTACTCATGGATACAAAGTACAAGAAACTTT TAATCCAGTTTGCAAAG AACTATGAGCGCTTGCAGAGCGACTACGTGAAGGACGACCATGACAGGGAGTTCTCCGTCACTGATCTTTCTGTGCAAATGTTCACCGTGCCTTCTCTG GCGCGGATGCTGATCACAGAAGAGAACCTGATGACCACCATCATCCGCACTTTCATGGACCACCTCAGACACAGAGACCTGCAGGGCCGCTTCCAGTTTGAACGATACACCGCACAACAGGCCTTCAAATTCCGCCGAGTCCAGAGCCTTATAGGAGACCTCAA GTATGTCCTGATCAGCCGTCCAACAGAGTGGACCGACCAACTCAGGGAAAAGTATCTGGAAGGTTTCGATGCTTTCTTGGAGTTGTTAAAATGCATGCAG GGAATGGACCCAGTAGTGCGTCAGGTAGGGCAGCACATAGAGATGGAGCCAGAATGGGAGGCAGCGTTCACCTTACAGATGAAGCTCACACATATCATCTCTATGATGCAGGAGTGGTGTGCCAGTGAT GAGCGAGTGCTGATCGAAGCCTATAAGAAGTGCCTGAGTGCGCTGACTCACTGCCACAGTGGTTTCACAGATGGGGAGCAGCCCATAACCCTCAGCATGTGCGGCCACTCCGTCGACACCATCCGCTACTGCGTCTCTCAGGAGAAAGTCAGCATACACCTGCCCGTGTCCCGGCTTTTAGCAG GTTTACATGCCCTGCTGAGCAACACTGAGGTTGCCTATCGATTCCCTGAGCAGCTGCCATTG AGTGAACTGAGTCCACCCATGTTGATCGAGCATCCTCTTCGCTGCCTTGTACTCTGTGCCCAGGTGCATGCTGGAATGTGGAGAAGAAATGGCTTCTCTTTAGTCAATCAG ATCTATTATTATCACAATGTGAAGTGTAGAGTGGAGATGTTCGATAAAGACCTCAGCATGCTTCAG GCTGGCGCTTCCATGATGGATCCAAACCACTTCCTGATGATCATGTTAAGTCGTTTTGAGCTCTATCATATCTTCAGCTCAGCAGACTGTAGAAAGAGATACAGCAGAGAGAACGCTAACAAG gatgtGGTTCAACAGAATAACACACTAATTGAGGAGATGCTGCATCTGGTCATTATGATCGTGG GGGAGCGATATACAGCAGGTGTTGGTCAGGTGGAGTGCTCTGACGAGATAAGGAGAGAGATCGTTCACCAGCTATGCATTCGCCCCATGGCCCACAGCGAGCTGGTCAAAGCTCTGCCTGAGAAC GAGAACAAGGAAACCGGCATGGAGAGGGTCATTGACAGTGTGGCTTTGTTTAA GAAGCCTGGTGTGACTGGTAGAGGACTTTATAAACTCAGGCCGGAGTGTGCCAAGATGTTCAACCTTTACTTCCACCATTACTCCAGAGCTGACCAGTCTAAG GCTGAAGAGGcccaaagaaaaataaagaggcAAAATGGGGAAGACTCAG TTCTGCCTCCACCCGTTCTGCCTCGGTTCTGCCCGCTGTTTGCCAGCCTGGTGAATATACTGCAGTGTGACGTGCTGCTGGGGATTCTGGGAGCTGTGCTGCAGTGGGCGATGGAGCCCAGCGGGGGGCACTGGTCTGAGTCCATGCTTCAAAGG GTGCTGCATCTCATAGGCATGGGCCTGGTGGAAGAACAGCAGCATCTCATCGGCAGCGCAGAAGATCACGATACCAACTTCAACTTCACTCTCAAAATCTCCA GACCAGGTGAGGCTCCTGCTAACACTCCCAGTATCTTGGCTCTGTTGGAAACCCTGCAGAACGCTCCTCATCTGGAGGTGCACAAGGATATGATCCGCTGGATCCTTAAG ACAGTGGCCAGCATCAAAACCACGCGGGAGTGCACGGCCAGTGCGCCCCCTAGTGACAGCTCAGGGCACAGTCAAGAGGAG acggTGCGGGATAAAGATAAGGCAGAGCGGAAGAGGAAAGCGGAGATGGCGCGGCTCCGGAGGGAAAAGATCATGGCTCAGATGTCAGAGATGCAAAGACACTTCATCAACGAGAACAAAGAGTTGTTCCAGCAGAGCCTGGATGAGCTCGacccctccacctcctccactCTGGAGCACAG CCCCAGTACGTGTGATAGCACGCTGGTCTGTGTGGGCCCTCGGCGGTGGCGTGCGGGCGGCAGTGAGAGGAGACAGGTGGTGACGTGCATCCTGTGTCAGGAGGAGCAGGAAATCAGGATCGACGGCAAAGCCATGGTGCTCGCTGCTTTCGTCCAGCGCTCCACGGTCATGTCCAAAAACCGCAAGAGACCGCCACACAACCCAG ATAAGTATGACCCTCTGTTCATGCACCCTGACCTATCGTTCGGCACGCACACGGGCAGCTGCGGACACATCATGCACTCACACTGCTGGCAGAG GTACTTCGAAGCAGTGCAGGCTAAAGAGCAGCGCAGGCAGCAGAGGCTTCGGGTGCACACCAGTTACGACGTGGAGAACGGAGAGTTCCTGTGTCCGCTCTGTGAATGTCTGAGCAACACAGTCATTCCTCTGCTGCCTCTGACGAAGACCGGCTGCAG CTCTGAACAGCCTGATCTGAGCCAGTGGTTGAACATCACCTCTCTTCAGATGAAAGCCTTGCTCTCTGCTCACAAGAAGGCCAAGGCAGCAGATGCTGACGGTGTTGACGATATGGATGGTGTTAATGACTGTCCTCCACCTGATGGCTTCAAACTGGACTACACTCCAAA GAACCCCTACTCAAGCACCATAAAGGAGATGTTGACCACGTTTGGGACGGCTACATATAAAGTGGGTCTTAAAGTGCACCCAAATGAGCAGGACCCCCGCGTGCCAATCATGTGCTGGGGCAGCTGTGCCTACACCATTCAGTCCATAG AGAGATTGCTGGTGGATGAAGAAAAGCCTTTGTTTGGAAGTTTACCGTGCAGACAG GATGACTGTTTGAGTTCCCTGACTCGGTTTGGCTCGGCCTGCTGGGCCGTCTCCTCTCACGCCACTGTACAGAATCACTTTATTAGGCTCTTAGCAG CACTTGTTCCTGATCCTCGGGTGGAGAATACACCTTGTATTCTGGACGTAGACATGTTTCACCTGCTG GTGAGCTTGGTGCTGTCCCATCCGGCGGTTTTCTGTCTGGATTCCTCAGGGCTGAGCGCAGACACTGCACAACTGCACTTCCTGCATCTGGTCACAGTGGCTCACATAGTCCAGATCCTCCTAACCTCCGTGCCAG AGGAGATGCGGATGGAGCAGGAGAGTGGAGGAGCAGAgagggaagaggaggagaaagtgTGTATGTTCTACAGCATACTTGGGGCGCATCTGGGAAG CGGCCTGCGTGAGGTGAACTCGGGCTGGCATCTGTGGCGCTGTGTGAAAGCTGGAATGCTGCCTTATCTGAGGGCGGCCGCTCTGTTCTTCCACTATCTCAACGGAGCTCCAGCACCACCCGAGTTACATG CTCTAGGTGTGGGTGAATGGGAGGCTCTGTGTGGATACCTGTGTCTGCCCTCCAACCCACTCCAGCTCTTCTACAACAACCGAGAGCTCATGGAACCTCTGCTTCACGG GTGGTGCTCTCATCCAGATGTGCTGCAGGGCTTTCAGAGCAGCGTGGCTCTCATCAG GTTTCCTAGAGAGTCCAATCACCTCATAGAACTGCCAGGCGACTACAGCGCTCTGATTAACCAGGCCTCCAGCTTCAC